TCTCTTTGCATCCGTACGATTTCAACAAACCCATTGCCTGCCACTAGCCTTTCGCTGGCTCCTCCAGTCGTTGAGCGGTCGCCTCAAACAATTCCATGGCTTGCCGAACAAAAGGGCGCTGACATGCTTCGTACATTCGTTGCCGCGGATTGGCAGCTCTTTGTGGCTCCGCAGGTTTAGTTGTCTCGTCATCGCTCAACCGAAATTCCAACTGCAATGCGCGACCAGCTAGCTCTTCGATGATTTCTTTCAATTGCAAAACCATCTCAGGCCGTTCGCAGAACTGCTTGCAAAAATTATACCTTTTAGGAAAGATAACTACTAGTTTATTTGGCGCGGAAATTGCAGCATTTTTAGCCTGTTGTGCTTTTTCCGCAGCTAAACCTCCCAAACGTTCTGCAGCTATCTGCCAGATTTCAATCGCAGATTTTGAGGCCGTTTCGTTTTCCTTCAAGGAGAATGGAGGCCCATCCGCTGAATTGATCCCGAGCAAATCTCCATTTGCTTCATTGATTTGCAGCTTTTCTTCTGCGGGCCGCGCAGTGGCACAGTCGAAGGGTGAGCGAGCAGTGTTCGCTTGATGCAGCGATGATTCGTTTTTACCGTTTTCCGGCTGCACTTCGCTTGGAATGACGGTTCCCGATGCCGCCGACTCATTGAAATCTGAGCTGGCGCATATTATAGGCTCAACGTGCTTTTTTTTTGATGCCACAGAGGAAGTATCTGCTTGGATAACCGCCGTACCAGCAGCCGTCGTAGCAGTTGGGAGCCATCCCTCGCGCATTTGAGAAATCAACTGCTGCAAAGCATCAAGGTCTTCCAGTTTGCAGATCCGCACCAAAGCAATCTCCGCTACTGTACGCGGGTGCGTCAGAAATTTCAGCCGAGAAATTGTCTGATCAAGAATTTGCAATACTGCAAGAATCGTCTCTAGCCCTAAACGTAGACCGGTGCTACGAACCTTTTCGAATTCCCCAGCCAAAACGTGCAACAGTGCATCTGCAGGACAACCTGCCGCAGCCGCCATTACATCTCGGAAATAACCGAGTAGTTGGGAGAGCAACTGCCCAACATCGACGCCATCCGACACGGCCTGGCCTAACTCCGCCAGCGCCGCTGCTGCATCACGTGCAATCAGTTTTTCTACCAATCGCGAAATTCGGTCTGAACCGGCCGTGCCTAGCAAGCGATGCACGTCGGCTACAGTAATTCCCTTTGATCCAAAGGCTAATAGTTGCTCCAGTAGTGATTGGCTGTCGCGCATCGATCCGGCGGCCCGGAGGGCCAAAAGTTCGAGCGCTTGCGGCTCAGCGTTTACTCCCTCGCCAACGGCAATCTGTCGCAGACGTTCGACAATTTGCTTGGTTTGAATTCCGGCAAAATCGAACCGCTGACACCGGGAAAGAATGGTGATCGGAATCTTTTCCGGCTCAGTTGTGCAAAAAATGAACTTCACGTGTTCCGGCGGCTCTTCTAAAGTTTTCAGAAGCGCGTTGAACGCGGGTTCGGTCAGCATATGCACTTCGTCGATGATGTAAACTTTGAACCGAGCTCGGCTCGGCCGTACGTTCACATTTTGCCGCAGTTGGCGAATTTCATCGATACCGCGATTGCTGGCCCCGTCAATTTCCAGAACGTCCATGTCTTCGCCGGTAGTAATGGAACGGCAAATATCGCACTGGTTGCATGGCGTCGGCGTCGGCCCATTCTTGCAATTCAGCGCCTTGGCCAAAATTCTGGCCGCTGAGGTTTTCCCAGTTCCGCGAGCCCCGGTGAAAAGATAAGCGTGCCCTACTCTGCTGGCTGCAATCGCCGCCGCCAGCCCTTGGGCCACATGTTCCTGGCCAATCAATTCCGAGAACGTTTGCGGGCGATACCGCCTGGCAATAACGACATATCCTCCGGCCCGCCCTACGGCTTCATGTGCAATTCCATCCGTGGTTATTTCATCGGCCATACGATTCAATGCGGTCAATCAATATTGATACATGCTCAAGTTGCACTGGCGACTCCCGATGAGAGGTCCTCCGCACAAAAAGGTGACTGCTTATGGCTGCTGTATTTCTACCCTGACCAGGTTCACAGGCCTCCATTGCGGGGACCTCTCATCGGAAATCGCAGCCGCTATCACAAGTTTTACGATCAACGAGGCATGACGTCAAACGGCTGGGTCATTAGGATAGAATTAGGCAGCCGAACCAGCGATGAAAATCCCGCCTTAGGAGCTTGGTCAAGCGTGCCATCGCGGCCAGAGCTGTTGCCGCTTTTGAGCCAATCGATGTATTACGGAGTTAGGGTAGCATGCGTAACCATGTATTGGGGAATGACGGGTGGACCAATGTCAAGTGAAAATGCCCTAAACCCATCACGGTTGAGCAACGAGCAATTTTTCCGCCACGTCGCGCCCCAGCGATGTCACTTGTCCACCTACTTCAACTGAGAGCGAGCCCGCCTCCATCCGGTTTAGCAGCACCTTTCCCTGCGTGCCCGGCGAAAGATCCGCGGCCGTTAGGTAACGCAGAAATTCCGGCGACTGATCGAGCACACGGATCAATCGGAAAGGCTCTCCTTCGCGGCAGGAGGCCAGGCTGTGCGTTGTTGGCGCGGCAACCGAACCATCAGCCCGAGGAATTGGATCGCCGTGTGGATCGGAATCAGGGTAGCCCAAAAAGGCGTCGATACGATCGATCAACAAATCGCTGACCGCGTGCTCCATGTGCTCGGCCTCTTCATGCACTTCGTCCCAGTTGAGGTCCAGCGTACGCACCAAAAACAGTTCAATCAACCGATGCCGCCGCACAACGCGCAAGGCCAAGGCATGCCCCGAATGTGTAAGTCTGGCCCCATGGTGCGGCGTATATTCCGCCAGGTTACTCTCCCCCAGCGTTTTAAGCATGCTGGTCACGGTACCTGGTGAAACGCCCAGCGCTGCGGCCAATTGACCGGTGGTCGCTGGTTCACCGTTCTGTTCCGCACTGATCTGATAAATTGCCTTGACGTAGTTTTCGACGGTTAAACTAGGCAAGTTCAATTCCTCCCGTGGAATAGCCCGTCGTTAGAAAACCTGTGCCTCCAGGACATTTAATTCTAGCTCGAGCTCGCCACTCCGCATACCCGTCCCCCAATTGCGAGAAATCGTTAACAACGGCATGATGTAGGCCTTTGTGCCTTCGGAGCAGGATTTCTGAGCAAGCGGCTTTCCTTGAATTTTATGCTGCGCGTTCCAATTCCCATGCAACCGATTACATGCACCGCCAGAACAACATCTGCTACGGTACATACAAAGGCGAATGTATCGCAGCGTCTTGCTGAAATTGCCAGGCTTATGCCCTCGGCGGTGGCTATCGCCGAACCATGTCGAAAAAAACATTCTTCCGTTCCAGATGATCCGACCGATGAGGTTCTAATTTGTCCATCTGGCTATCGATGCCTGTCATTTGCAAAGCTCGATACCGATAGTACCAATATTGCCGCCGGACTCGACAAGTTAGGCATTGAACCAGGCATGCGCATTGCATTATTGCTGCAACCAGGAATCGATTTCGTTTCGTTGATTTTCGCTTTATTCAAACTCGGCGCAGTACAAGTCCTGATTGATCCTGGCATGGGGATGCGCAATGTGATTCGCTCCCTGGCAGAAGTTCAGCCGCAAGGCTTTATTGGCGGGTCAGCTGTACACTTTGCTCGATTATCGATGCAAAATCTATTTCCAGCGGCTCGCTTCAATGTGGTCGTTGGCAATAGATGGTTTTCGCGAATGCCAACGTTGAATGAAATCCGTCGTATTGGCGCGAGAGTATCAAATTTCCAGCCCGAGGCCACGATTGCTGCTACGCCCGCCGCCATTATCTTCACCAGCGGTAGTACAGGCCCGGCCAAAGGTGTGTTGTATCGCCACGGAAACTTCGACAAGCAGGTCAGCCAAATCCAGAATTTTTATGGGGTTCGGCCGGGAGAAATCGACATTTCCTGTTTCCCGCTATTTGGGCTGTTTAATGCCGCAATGGGTGTCAGCAGCATCATTCCACAAATGGATGTCACTCGACCTGCTCGTGTCGATCCGCGGCATATCATCACCGCAGTGAATGACTGGCAAGCCACCCAGGCATTCGGTTCTCCGGCAATTTGGAATGTTGTTGGACGATATTGTGAGGCACAACATCTCCGTTTACCTAGTTTGCGACGCATTCTTTCGTCCGGTGCACCAGTTGCGGCGCATATATTGCGTCGCATGACTGCCTGCATTCACCCTGAAGGAGGCATGCATACTCCCTATGGTGCTACCGAGGCGTTGCCAGTGGCGTCTATTGCAGCTTCCATAGTTCTTAACGAAACTTGGGCTCGCACAGAACAAGGAGCCGGGGTATGCGTCGGCAACAGATTCGAAGGTATTTGCTGGCGGGTGATCCGGATTACCGACGATCCAATCCCCAGTTTGGACAGTACGAAAGAAATGCCGTGCGGGCAAATCGGCGAACTCATTGTCCAAGGCCCAAATGTCACTACCGAATATGTGACGGAGAGCAACGCCAACGCGAAAGCAAAAATATACGACAGCACCGGATTTTGGCACCGCATGGGCGATGTCGGATATTTGGATGAACGCGATCGCTTCTGGTTTTGCGGCCGCATGTCACAGCGAGTAATCACAAGTGTGGCCGGGAACGATCGTCGCTTCGCCCACGGTCCGGCACCGACAGATACGACGATGTTCACAATTCTCTGCGAGGCCATTTTCAACCAGCATCCTGATGTATCTCGCTCAGCGCTGGTCGGCATTGGCTTGCCGGGGGAGCAAGCACCGGTGATTGTAATTGAACCGCAGCCGGGCCGATATTCGCGCGGTCGAAAACAGCGTGAAAAGTTGATTGCCGATTTACGAACGCTCGCCAAATCGGCTAACTGCTCTCCACCGATCCACGACTTTTTAATCCGTAAATCGCTCCCCGTCGATGTACGGCATAATGTAAAAATCAATCGCGAACAGTTGTCTCATTGGGCTGCGCGAAAAACACGGCCACGGCAAGGACAGAAAACGTGAGCGTTCTCGTCACCGGTGCCGCTGGCTTTTTAGGCCGGCACATCGTCCAACAAGCGCTGGCTCGTGATAACCACGTGCGCGTATTTTGTCGCACGCCAAAAGCTTCTTGGGCTGCGCTGTTTGGACTGAAATCGGAGCATGTTGAAATCGCGGTAGGCGACATCCGCGATCCGCTTGCCGTTGATGCTGCCCTAAATGGCATGGACACGGTCTTTCATGTAGCAGGCGTGGCAGGATTGTGGGGGCCGTGGAAGCATTATTTTCAAGTCAATGTGCAGGGTACGCAAAATGTCATCGCCGCTTGTCGCCGCCATGGGGTTCGACGATTGGTATATACCAGCAGCCCAAGCGTAGTTTTTACCACGGCAGATCAATGTGGCGATGACGAATCGCTGCCCTATACTCATCGTTGGCTGTGCCATTACTCGCACAGCAAGGCCCTGGCCGAACAAGCCGTTTTGGCTGCCAACATCGAAGGTGACTTAAGGACCTGTGCATTGCGGCCGCATTTAATTTGGGGCCCGGGCGATCGTCACTTATTGCCGCGCCTCTTGGCCAGCGCTCGTTCTGGGCGGTTGCGCAAAGTCGGCAATGGCCAGAACCTCACCGATATCGCTTATGTCGATAACGCAGCTGCCGCACACTTGCTGGCTGCCGACGCGCTTATTCCTGGATCGCCGGTTTGTGGCCGCTCTTATTTCATTAGTCAAGGCGAGCCGGTGAACTGCTGGCAATGGATCGACGAATTGCTGGCCTTGACTGGCTTGCCCGCCGTGAAGAAAAGCATTTCGGTT
This DNA window, taken from Pirellulales bacterium, encodes the following:
- the dnaX gene encoding DNA polymerase III subunit gamma/tau gives rise to the protein MADEITTDGIAHEAVGRAGGYVVIARRYRPQTFSELIGQEHVAQGLAAAIAASRVGHAYLFTGARGTGKTSAARILAKALNCKNGPTPTPCNQCDICRSITTGEDMDVLEIDGASNRGIDEIRQLRQNVNVRPSRARFKVYIIDEVHMLTEPAFNALLKTLEEPPEHVKFIFCTTEPEKIPITILSRCQRFDFAGIQTKQIVERLRQIAVGEGVNAEPQALELLALRAAGSMRDSQSLLEQLLAFGSKGITVADVHRLLGTAGSDRISRLVEKLIARDAAAALAELGQAVSDGVDVGQLLSQLLGYFRDVMAAAAGCPADALLHVLAGEFEKVRSTGLRLGLETILAVLQILDQTISRLKFLTHPRTVAEIALVRICKLEDLDALQQLISQMREGWLPTATTAAGTAVIQADTSSVASKKKHVEPIICASSDFNESAASGTVIPSEVQPENGKNESSLHQANTARSPFDCATARPAEEKLQINEANGDLLGINSADGPPFSLKENETASKSAIEIWQIAAERLGGLAAEKAQQAKNAAISAPNKLVVIFPKRYNFCKQFCERPEMVLQLKEIIEELAGRALQLEFRLSDDETTKPAEPQRAANPRQRMYEACQRPFVRQAMELFEATAQRLEEPAKG
- a CDS encoding fatty acid CoA ligase family protein, whose translation is MQPITCTARTTSATVHTKANVSQRLAEIARLMPSAVAIAEPCRKKHSSVPDDPTDEVLICPSGYRCLSFAKLDTDSTNIAAGLDKLGIEPGMRIALLLQPGIDFVSLIFALFKLGAVQVLIDPGMGMRNVIRSLAEVQPQGFIGGSAVHFARLSMQNLFPAARFNVVVGNRWFSRMPTLNEIRRIGARVSNFQPEATIAATPAAIIFTSGSTGPAKGVLYRHGNFDKQVSQIQNFYGVRPGEIDISCFPLFGLFNAAMGVSSIIPQMDVTRPARVDPRHIITAVNDWQATQAFGSPAIWNVVGRYCEAQHLRLPSLRRILSSGAPVAAHILRRMTACIHPEGGMHTPYGATEALPVASIAASIVLNETWARTEQGAGVCVGNRFEGICWRVIRITDDPIPSLDSTKEMPCGQIGELIVQGPNVTTEYVTESNANAKAKIYDSTGFWHRMGDVGYLDERDRFWFCGRMSQRVITSVAGNDRRFAHGPAPTDTTMFTILCEAIFNQHPDVSRSALVGIGLPGEQAPVIVIEPQPGRYSRGRKQREKLIADLRTLAKSANCSPPIHDFLIRKSLPVDVRHNVKINREQLSHWAARKTRPRQGQKT
- a CDS encoding metal-dependent transcriptional regulator, translating into MPSLTVENYVKAIYQISAEQNGEPATTGQLAAALGVSPGTVTSMLKTLGESNLAEYTPHHGARLTHSGHALALRVVRRHRLIELFLVRTLDLNWDEVHEEAEHMEHAVSDLLIDRIDAFLGYPDSDPHGDPIPRADGSVAAPTTHSLASCREGEPFRLIRVLDQSPEFLRYLTAADLSPGTQGKVLLNRMEAGSLSVEVGGQVTSLGRDVAEKLLVAQP
- a CDS encoding NAD-dependent epimerase/dehydratase family protein, with protein sequence MSVLVTGAAGFLGRHIVQQALARDNHVRVFCRTPKASWAALFGLKSEHVEIAVGDIRDPLAVDAALNGMDTVFHVAGVAGLWGPWKHYFQVNVQGTQNVIAACRRHGVRRLVYTSSPSVVFTTADQCGDDESLPYTHRWLCHYSHSKALAEQAVLAANIEGDLRTCALRPHLIWGPGDRHLLPRLLASARSGRLRKVGNGQNLTDIAYVDNAAAAHLLAADALIPGSPVCGRSYFISQGEPVNCWQWIDELLALTGLPAVKKSISVTQAWRVGLMMETAYRVLRLRTEPPMTRFLAAQLGRSHWFDISAARRDFGYQPIVTTTDGMSRLKASFVSEPTYV